From Gopherus flavomarginatus isolate rGopFla2 chromosome 7, rGopFla2.mat.asm, whole genome shotgun sequence, the proteins below share one genomic window:
- the CNOT6 gene encoding CCR4-NOT transcription complex subunit 6, whose amino-acid sequence MPKEKYDPPDPRRMYTIMSSEEAANGKKSNWAELEISGKVKSLSSSLWSLTHLTALHLSDNSLSRIPSDIAKLHNLVYLDLSSNKIRSLPAELGNMVSLRELHLNNNLLRVLPFELGKLFQLQTLGLKGNPLTQDILNLYLEPDGTRRLLNYLLDNLAGTAKRISTEQPPPRSWIMLQEPDRTRPTALFSVMCYNVLCDKYATRQLYGYCPSWALNWEYRKKAIMQEILNCNADIISLQEVETEQYYSFFLIELKERGYNGFFSPKSRARTMSEQERKHVDGCAIFFKTEKFILVQKHTVEFNQLAMANSEGSEAMLNRVMTKDNIGVAVLLELRKELIEMSSGKPQLGMEKQLVLVANAHMHWDPEYSDVKLVQTMMFLSEVKNIIDKASRNLKPGLSGELGTIPLVLCADLNSLPDSGVVEYLSTGGVETNHKDFKELRYNESLTNFSCNGKNGTTNGRITHGFKLKSAYENGLMPYTNYTFDFKGIIDYIFYSKPQLNILGILGPLDHHWLIENNISGCPHPLIPSDHFSLFAQLELLLPFLPPVNGIHLPGRR is encoded by the exons ATGCCCAAAGAAAAGTACGATCCACCTGATCCACGGAGGATGTACACAATTATGTCCTCAGAGGAAGCAGCCAATGGAAAGAAATCAAATTGGGCGGAGTTGGAAATAAGTG GGAAAGTTAAAAGCTTAAGTTCATCTTTATGGTCACTGACCCATTTGACAGCTTTGCATCTCAGTGACAATTCCTTGTCCCGTATTCCTTCAGACATTGCCAAGCTTCACAATCTGGTATATCTGGACCTGTCCTCTAATAAAATCCGTAGTTTACCAGCAGAACTCGGAAACATGGTGTCACTCAG GGAACTCCATTTAAATAACAACCTGTTACGGGTTCTACCATTTGAGCTGGGGAAACTATTTCAGTTACAGACATTAGGTCTGAAAG GAAATCCACTTACACAGGATATACTGAACCTCTACCTGGAACCGGACGGAACACGAAGGCTCCTGAATTATTTGCTTGATAATTTGGCAGGTACTGCAAAAAGAA TTTCAACAGAACAACCACCTCCAAGATCTTGGATTATGTTGCAAGAACCAGACAGAACAAGACCAACAG CCTTGTTTTCTGTCATGTGTTACAACGTACTTTGTGATAAATATGCCACCCGGCAGTTATATGGCTATTGTCCATCGtgggcactgaactgggagtACAGAAAAAAAGCCATTATGCAGGAAATCTTGAACTGCAATGCTGACATCATAAGTCTCCAG GAGGTTGAAACTGAACAGTACTACAGTTTTTTCCTGATAGAACTGAAGGAGCGTGGCTATAATGGGTTCTTCAGCCCAAAATCTAGAGCTAGGACAATGTCAGAACAGGAAAGAAAACATGTTGATGGTTGTGCAATATTTTTCAAGACAGAAAA ATTCATCTTAGTCCAGAAACATACTGTTGAGTTCAATCAACTAGCTATGGCAAACTCAGAAGGGTCTGAAGCGATGCTGAACAGAGTTATGACAAAAGATAACATTGGAGTTGCTGTGTTGCTAGAGCTGCGAAAGGAATTAATAGAAATGTCAT CTGGAAAGCCACAACTTGGGATGGAGAAGCAGCTAGTTCTTGTAGCTAATGCACATATGCACTGGGACCCTGAGTATTCTGATGTGAAGCTGGTTCAGACTATGATGTTCCTCTCTGAAGTAAAGAACATTATTGATAAAGCCTCTCGTAACCTCAAACCTGGACTTTCGGGAGAACTTGGAACCATTCCACTtgtactgtgtgcagatctcaATTCTCTGCCGGATTCTG GTGTTGTTGAATATTTGAGCACTGGTGGAGTGGAAACAAACCATAAAGATTTTAAGGAACTGAGATACAATGAAAGTCTTACCAACTTCAGTTGTAATGGAAAAAATGGAACGACGAATGGAAGGATTACGCATGGTTTCAAGTTGAAGAGTGCCTATGAGAATGGCCTAATGCCTTACACAAATTACACATTTGACTTCAAG GGTATTATTGACTACATCTTCTACTCTAAACCTCAGCTGAATATACTTGGCATTCTTGGACCTTTGGATCATCATTGGTTAATAGAGAACAATATAAGTGGCTGTCCACACCCACTCATCCCTTCGGACCACTTCTCACTTTTTGCACAACTGGAGcttttgctgcctttcctgcCCCCGGTAAATGGAATCCATCTCCCTGGCAGGAGGTAG